Proteins co-encoded in one Dyella japonica A8 genomic window:
- a CDS encoding autotransporter-associated beta strand repeat-containing protein: MNGNAQRPPVLPANLRACAKPKRRDGSLRPRLLIACLLAALSHNALATCALQSDGVTVICNTNAPNPFTNSINAISSGAGTLSIPTNGAKVIVQAGAGVATTGAAIQVNNNSTVTNAGSISTTFINAYGIWAGDPGNASSTTVGYGNTLENDGSIRTTGSNSVGMFARTANKTAGNTLINRGTIDTSGSISGTSPRSSSAGIRSDSAVASTILNYGTVAAHGAYATVGTGATVAIAGNGVEMAGPGTFINEAGAGVSSDNAYGFYGNGPNANGITVINAGTLSGGRGAILFGAGQSNNTVMLEAGSTTTGSIDGGNGGSNNTLVFDGFTASAFANAIPNWQLVALRNSANVTLSGSSYALTHLALDAGTTATFATPALTIGGQITDNGSLVFASSSNLSITAPIAGSGAVTQSGSGTLLLSGAGTYTGTTTVASGVLQAGGAGVLSPSSAFTVNSGATLDLGNANQTIGSLAGAGTVTLGAGTLTTGGLGSSTTFGGAIGGSGGLTKTGAGTMTLTGTNTYTGSTTLSSGALQLGNGGTSGSIIGNVTNNSSLVFDRSDASIFSGMISGSGNVTQLGSGATILTSNNAYSGGTTISAGTLQLGNGSTTGSIVGDVTDNGTLAFDRSDVVTFPGLISGSGAVAQLGTGTTLFTGNNTYTGGTTISAGTLQLGSGGTTGSVAGDVTNNGALVFDRADVITFPGWITGSGSVTQQGTGTTILAGNNTYDGGTTISAGTLQLGNGGTTGSIVGDVTDNGTLAFDRSDVVTFPGLIAGSGSVTQLGTGTTILTGNNTYTGGTTISAGTLQLGNGGTTGSIVGDVTDNGTLAFDRSDVVTFPGLIAGSGSVTQLGAGTTLFTANNTYTGGTTISAGTLQLGNGGTSGSIVGNVTNNGALVFDRSDVVTFPGLITGSGSVTQQGTGTTIFTGTNTYAGGTTIQAGMLQLGNNGTTGSIVGDVANSGRLVFDRADTVTFAGVISGSGSVKQLGGGTTILTGNNTYGGGTVIAGGALQLGAGGTTGSIVGDVQDGGALIFNRSDTFTFNGVISDWTHTTPDPIGSLQQNGSGTTVLTALNTYSGTTQVNAGTLVIGNVPLSTAALAGGGTVTVASSATFGGYGSTAGAVDNNGTIAVADALPLFQGGSKGDFVMGGTLTNNNLIQLAGSGVGNTLFVHDLVGQGSSRIAMNTVLGGDTSQSDLLVINAGSASGRTVLNIANAGGLGAATTGNGILVVAAAASATTAPGSFALGTSLEAGPYQYALFRGARDNTSADSWYLRSENPTPPLPPAQIPESVPPPPPVVAPGEPTPPPLEPYVPYYRSEVSLYTALPSMALNYGRALIGTLHDRVGEEEQLRGTTGDVAGPSGAWARVVGQDGQWDAKAGGVYRDGPSFDDNMIAVQAGLDLYRAGYDGGARDIAGVLAAVGHGHGGVSNYDGTSAGNNRFDSYSVGGYWTRFGANDGYLDGVLQGTWYDAKATSNEPYSLSTHGFGAALSVEGGYPFRFDNDWSLEPQGQVIYQTLHLDNASDAAARVQFRDGDSLAARIGGRAARTWQWDASRLISGWFFANLWHEFKADTVTAFSSADGNVPFHSDLGGSWWEVGVGVDAQLRKGASLYATVGYDKGFSQGVKAIDGNIGMRFHW; this comes from the coding sequence ATGAATGGAAACGCACAACGTCCGCCGGTGCTTCCGGCGAATCTCCGTGCATGCGCCAAGCCGAAGCGCCGTGATGGTTCCCTGCGCCCAAGGCTGCTGATCGCGTGCCTGCTTGCCGCGCTTTCGCACAACGCGCTCGCCACCTGCGCCTTGCAGTCCGATGGCGTCACGGTGATCTGCAATACCAACGCCCCCAACCCATTCACCAACAGCATCAACGCCATCAGCAGCGGGGCGGGCACCCTTAGCATTCCGACCAACGGCGCGAAAGTGATCGTCCAGGCGGGCGCGGGCGTGGCGACGACGGGCGCGGCCATCCAGGTCAACAACAACAGCACGGTGACGAACGCGGGCAGCATCAGCACGACCTTCATCAATGCCTATGGCATCTGGGCGGGCGATCCCGGCAATGCGTCCAGCACGACGGTGGGCTACGGCAACACGCTGGAGAACGATGGCAGCATCCGCACCACGGGCAGCAATTCCGTGGGCATGTTCGCCCGCACGGCCAATAAGACCGCGGGCAATACGCTGATCAACCGCGGCACGATCGATACCAGCGGCTCCATCTCCGGAACCAGTCCGCGTTCGTCCTCGGCCGGCATCCGCTCGGACAGTGCCGTGGCGAGCACCATCCTCAATTACGGCACCGTGGCCGCCCACGGCGCCTATGCCACCGTCGGCACGGGCGCCACCGTGGCCATCGCCGGCAACGGTGTCGAGATGGCCGGCCCGGGCACGTTCATCAACGAAGCAGGTGCGGGCGTCAGCAGCGACAACGCCTACGGCTTCTACGGCAACGGGCCCAATGCCAACGGCATCACGGTGATCAATGCGGGCACGCTCAGCGGCGGCCGTGGCGCGATCCTGTTCGGCGCGGGGCAATCCAACAACACGGTGATGCTGGAGGCGGGCTCCACCACCACCGGTTCGATCGATGGCGGCAACGGCGGCAGCAACAATACCCTTGTATTCGATGGTTTCACCGCCAGCGCCTTTGCCAATGCCATTCCCAACTGGCAGCTGGTCGCACTGCGCAACAGCGCCAATGTCACCCTCTCCGGATCAAGCTACGCGCTGACCCATCTCGCGCTGGACGCCGGCACGACGGCCACGTTCGCCACGCCGGCACTGACCATCGGCGGACAGATCACCGACAACGGATCCCTGGTCTTTGCCAGCAGCAGCAACCTGAGCATTACCGCGCCCATCGCGGGCAGCGGTGCGGTGACGCAATCGGGCAGCGGCACGCTGTTGTTGTCCGGTGCGGGCACTTACACCGGCACCACCACCGTTGCCAGCGGCGTGCTGCAGGCCGGCGGTGCGGGAGTACTGTCGCCATCCAGCGCCTTCACCGTGAACAGCGGCGCCACGCTGGATCTGGGCAACGCCAATCAGACCATCGGCAGCCTCGCCGGCGCTGGCACGGTGACGCTGGGTGCGGGCACCTTGACCACCGGTGGCCTCGGCTCCTCCACCACGTTCGGAGGCGCGATCGGCGGCAGCGGCGGACTGACCAAGACCGGCGCCGGCACCATGACACTGACCGGCACCAACACCTATACCGGCAGTACCACCCTAAGCAGCGGCGCACTGCAGCTGGGCAACGGCGGGACCAGCGGCAGCATCATCGGTAATGTGACGAACAACAGTTCGCTGGTGTTTGATCGCAGTGACGCGAGCATCTTCAGCGGGATGATTTCAGGCAGCGGCAACGTTACCCAGCTTGGCAGCGGCGCCACCATCCTCACCAGCAACAACGCCTACAGCGGCGGCACCACAATCAGCGCGGGCACGTTGCAACTGGGCAACGGCAGCACCACCGGCAGCATCGTCGGCGACGTCACCGACAATGGCACGCTGGCCTTTGATCGTAGCGACGTGGTCACCTTCCCCGGCCTGATCTCCGGCAGTGGCGCAGTCGCGCAGCTAGGCACCGGCACCACTCTCTTCACCGGCAACAACACCTATACGGGCGGCACGACCATCAGCGCAGGCACCCTGCAGCTGGGTAGCGGCGGCACCACAGGCAGCGTGGCAGGAGACGTGACCAACAACGGCGCACTGGTGTTCGACCGTGCTGATGTCATCACGTTTCCTGGATGGATCACCGGAAGCGGCAGTGTCACGCAGCAGGGCACGGGCACGACCATCCTTGCCGGAAACAATACCTACGACGGCGGCACCACGATCAGCGCGGGCACGCTGCAACTGGGCAACGGCGGCACCACCGGCAGCATCGTCGGCGACGTCACCGACAACGGCACGCTGGCCTTTGATCGAAGCGACGTGGTCACGTTCCCCGGCCTGATCGCCGGCAGTGGCAGCGTCACGCAGCTTGGCACCGGCACCACCATCCTCACCGGCAACAATACCTATACGGGCGGCACCACGATCAGTGCAGGCACGCTGCAACTGGGCAACGGCGGCACCACCGGCAGCATCGTCGGCGACGTCACCGACAACGGCACGCTGGCCTTTGATCGTAGCGACGTGGTCACGTTCCCCGGCCTGATCGCCGGCAGTGGCAGCGTCACGCAGCTGGGCGCGGGCACCACCCTCTTCACAGCCAACAACACCTATACGGGCGGCACCACGATCAGCGCGGGTACCCTGCAGCTTGGCAACGGAGGTACCAGCGGCAGCATCGTCGGCAACGTTACCAACAACGGCGCGCTGGTCTTTGATCGCAGCGACGTGGTCACGTTTCCCGGCCTGATCACCGGCAGCGGAAGCGTCACGCAACAAGGCACCGGCACCACCATATTTACCGGCACCAACACCTATGCGGGTGGTACCACCATCCAGGCGGGCATGCTGCAACTGGGCAATAACGGCACCACGGGCAGCATCGTGGGCGATGTCGCCAACAGCGGCCGGCTGGTCTTCGATCGCGCGGACACGGTCACATTCGCTGGCGTCATTTCCGGCAGCGGCAGTGTGAAGCAGCTGGGCGGCGGCACCACGATACTCACCGGCAACAACACCTATGGCGGCGGAACGGTGATCGCCGGTGGCGCCTTGCAACTCGGCGCCGGCGGCACCACGGGCAGCATCGTCGGGGACGTGCAGGACGGCGGCGCGCTGATCTTCAACCGCTCGGACACCTTCACCTTCAACGGCGTGATCAGCGACTGGACCCACACCACGCCGGATCCGATCGGCTCGTTACAGCAGAACGGCAGCGGCACCACGGTGCTCACCGCGCTGAACACGTACAGCGGCACCACGCAGGTCAACGCCGGAACGCTCGTCATAGGCAACGTACCCCTCAGTACCGCGGCGCTGGCGGGTGGTGGCACGGTCACCGTGGCCAGCAGCGCCACGTTCGGCGGCTACGGCAGCACCGCCGGTGCGGTGGACAACAACGGCACCATCGCAGTGGCCGATGCCCTGCCGCTGTTCCAGGGCGGCAGCAAGGGCGACTTCGTCATGGGCGGCACGCTGACCAACAACAACCTGATCCAGCTCGCGGGGTCGGGCGTGGGCAATACCTTGTTCGTCCACGATCTGGTGGGCCAGGGCAGTTCGCGCATCGCCATGAACACCGTGCTTGGCGGAGACACATCCCAATCGGACCTGCTCGTGATCAACGCGGGCAGCGCGAGCGGTCGCACCGTGCTCAATATCGCCAATGCAGGCGGACTGGGTGCCGCGACCACCGGCAACGGCATCCTGGTGGTCGCAGCCGCCGCATCCGCGACCACCGCGCCAGGGTCCTTCGCGCTGGGCACATCGCTGGAAGCGGGGCCTTACCAGTACGCCTTGTTCAGGGGCGCGCGCGACAACACCTCGGCGGATTCCTGGTACCTGCGCTCGGAAAATCCGACCCCGCCGCTGCCACCGGCACAGATACCCGAAAGCGTGCCGCCTCCGCCGCCGGTCGTCGCTCCCGGCGAACCGACGCCACCGCCGCTGGAGCCATACGTGCCGTACTACCGCAGCGAGGTCTCGCTCTACACGGCGCTGCCCTCCATGGCGCTCAACTACGGCCGGGCCCTGATCGGCACGCTGCACGACCGCGTCGGTGAAGAGGAGCAGCTGCGCGGAACCACCGGTGACGTCGCTGGCCCCAGCGGCGCATGGGCGCGCGTGGTCGGGCAGGACGGCCAGTGGGATGCGAAGGCCGGCGGCGTGTATCGCGACGGGCCATCGTTCGACGACAACATGATCGCGGTGCAGGCGGGCCTTGACCTGTATCGCGCCGGGTACGATGGCGGCGCGCGCGACATTGCCGGCGTACTCGCCGCCGTCGGCCATGGCCACGGCGGGGTCAGCAACTACGACGGCACCTCGGCCGGCAACAACCGCTTCGATTCGTACTCCGTCGGCGGCTACTGGACACGCTTCGGTGCGAACGACGGGTACCTCGACGGCGTACTGCAGGGCACCTGGTACGACGCCAAGGCCACCTCCAACGAGCCCTACAGCCTCTCCACGCATGGCTTCGGCGCGGCGCTGTCGGTGGAAGGCGGTTATCCCTTCCGCTTCGACAACGATTGGTCGCTGGAGCCGCAAGGCCAGGTGATCTACCAGACGCTGCACCTGGACAACGCCTCCGATGCCGCCGCCCGCGTGCAGTTTCGCGATGGCGATTCGCTGGCCGCGCGCATCGGCGGCCGCGCGGCGCGCACCTGGCAGTGGGATGCCTCGCGCCTGATCTCCGGGTGGTTCTTCGCCAACCTCTGGCACGAGTTCAAAGCCGACACGGTCACAGCCTTCTCCTCGGCCGATGGCAACGTGCCGTTCCACTCCGATCTCGGTGGCAGCTGGTGGGAAGTGGGCGTCGGTGTCGACGCGCAGCTGCGCAAGGGCGCGTCTTTGTATGCCACCGTCGGCTACGACAAGGGGTTCAGCCAGGGCGTCAAGGCCATCGACGGGAACATCGGCATGCGCTTCCATTGGTAG